The Methanobacterium sp. BAmetb5 genome includes a region encoding these proteins:
- a CDS encoding Coenzyme F420 hydrogenase/dehydrogenase, beta subunit C-terminal domain → MTANHKGVTLVGTPCQIIAAAKMEHYPETLGESPVDFKLGLFCMENFSHSYLKEFLKQNEIEMDDVDQFRVEKGHFWAYLKNGDVFKTPLSKAKACMRKNCQVCVDYTSELADLSVGSVGSATGWSTLIARTEKGLKALQNAENKGYIETKPLEQSGLKLLENLANKKKKENKGEIRKRESVARPVIYRRYMSDAEFETEVASCQFDDLKSDVIDIGGCVLCGACYYACPENIISIEDRKPQLKGNCPPECNLCYVACPRTYVSQEVLNRDLDQKALGDYLKIVSARATNVEGQDGGVATALLNYILDENVTEEVVVVDKSEENPWKPEAILTSDTEEVKKAAGTKYSACPVFKVLKDNDNKEKEVS, encoded by the coding sequence ATGACTGCCAATCATAAAGGGGTGACCCTGGTGGGAACACCCTGTCAGATCATAGCCGCCGCAAAAATGGAACACTACCCTGAAACTTTGGGAGAATCCCCGGTTGATTTCAAATTAGGACTCTTCTGTATGGAGAACTTTTCCCATAGCTACTTAAAAGAGTTCCTAAAACAGAATGAAATTGAAATGGATGATGTAGACCAGTTCCGAGTGGAAAAAGGACACTTCTGGGCCTACCTGAAAAATGGTGATGTTTTCAAAACTCCACTATCCAAGGCCAAGGCTTGTATGAGGAAAAATTGCCAGGTATGTGTGGATTACACCTCAGAACTGGCTGATCTATCTGTGGGATCAGTAGGTTCCGCTACGGGATGGTCCACTCTTATAGCCCGAACAGAAAAGGGACTTAAAGCCCTGCAAAATGCTGAAAACAAGGGTTATATTGAAACTAAACCTTTGGAACAATCGGGACTCAAGTTACTGGAGAATCTGGCCAATAAAAAGAAAAAAGAAAACAAGGGAGAAATAAGGAAGCGGGAGTCTGTGGCCCGACCGGTAATTTACCGCCGGTACATGAGCGATGCAGAATTTGAAACAGAAGTTGCATCCTGCCAGTTCGATGACCTTAAATCAGATGTCATTGACATAGGTGGTTGCGTGCTCTGTGGAGCCTGTTACTACGCCTGTCCCGAGAACATCATATCCATTGAGGACCGCAAACCTCAACTGAAGGGAAACTGCCCCCCGGAATGTAACCTGTGTTACGTGGCCTGTCCCCGCACCTACGTGTCCCAGGAAGTTCTGAACCGGGACCTGGACCAGAAAGCCCTGGGAGACTACCTGAAGATAGTATCTGCCCGGGCAACTAACGTGGAAGGTCAGGACGGGGGAGTAGCCACTGCACTTTTAAACTACATTTTAGATGAAAATGTAACCGAAGAGGTAGTGGTTGTGGATAAAAGTGAAGAAAATCCCTGGAAACCAGAGGCAATACTTACTTCCGACACAGAAGAAGTTAAGAAAGCAGCAGGGACCAAATACTCGGCCTGTCCAGTGTTCAAAGTATTGAAAGATAATGATAATAAGGAAAAGGAGGTGTCCTAG
- a CDS encoding DUF2180 family protein, with amino-acid sequence MKCYICAEEGKSTDAVAICIVCGMGLCMDHAIRQETELWTGGYPFPAEKIKETLPRILCKYCAIALKKGEPKGG; translated from the coding sequence ATGAAGTGTTATATTTGTGCTGAGGAGGGTAAATCCACCGATGCCGTGGCCATCTGCATAGTATGTGGCATGGGGCTGTGTATGGATCATGCCATTCGTCAGGAAACTGAATTATGGACGGGAGGATATCCTTTCCCTGCAGAGAAAATAAAGGAAACCCTGCCTAGAATACTATGTAAATACTGTGCAATAGCCCTTAAAAAAGGAGAACCTAAAGGAGGGTAA
- a CDS encoding MIP/aquaporin family protein, whose translation MVSLMKRSVAELIGTFILVFFGTGAAIITLMISQGQTPPNSFNIGIGALGGLGDWLAIGLAFGLAISACIYGFGKVSGCHINPAVTIALWSVKKFPSRDVVPYVVAQLIGAALASLALAYVIGMGAVTTGGLGATAPFEGIGYLQAIVAEAIGTFLLMLAIMGVAVDRDAPPGFAGLIIGLTVAGVITTLGNITGASINPARTFGPYLGDLILGGSNLWAYFPIYIIGPIVGAVLAAFAYNYLSETPETG comes from the coding sequence ATGGTTTCATTAATGAAAAGATCAGTAGCCGAACTTATTGGAACATTTATCCTTGTCTTTTTTGGTACCGGTGCTGCCATCATTACCCTGATGATAAGTCAAGGTCAAACACCACCCAATTCATTTAACATTGGAATAGGTGCGTTGGGCGGACTTGGTGATTGGCTTGCCATAGGACTGGCTTTTGGATTAGCTATTTCAGCGTGTATTTATGGTTTTGGAAAGGTATCGGGTTGTCATATTAACCCGGCAGTTACCATTGCCCTGTGGTCCGTGAAAAAATTCCCATCACGGGATGTTGTACCCTACGTGGTAGCCCAACTTATAGGAGCAGCCCTGGCCAGTTTGGCCCTGGCCTACGTTATTGGAATGGGAGCAGTAACCACGGGAGGTTTAGGTGCCACAGCCCCCTTCGAGGGCATCGGTTACTTACAGGCCATAGTGGCTGAAGCTATTGGAACTTTCCTACTAATGCTGGCTATAATGGGAGTGGCTGTGGATAGGGATGCACCTCCTGGTTTTGCCGGACTGATAATTGGTTTAACTGTTGCCGGTGTTATCACCACCCTGGGGAACATAACCGGAGCATCAATCAACCCTGCCCGGACCTTTGGACCTTATCTGGGAGATCTAATTCTAGGAGGTTCCAATCTATGGGCCTACTTCCCTATATACATCATAGGACCCATAGTTGGGGCAGTTTTAGCAGCGTTTGCCTATAATTATCTTTCCGAAACACCGGAGACCGGGTAA
- the pdxT gene encoding pyridoxal 5'-phosphate synthase glutaminase subunit PdxT: MVKIGILDLQGDVSEHQTMTQQAALKKGLEAEVLKVKTATEVAMCDGIIISGGESTVIGRLIKENGIDKVLKEKKIPVMGTCAGMVLLGRETDFQQPLLGLIPMKVKRNGFGRQKLSFEADLKLKSMETQYPGVFIRAPFAYEVGEGAVVLGQIQDKIIAVAYKNYIATAFHPELTEDTRIHEYFIEEVLNCVE, translated from the coding sequence ATGGTAAAAATAGGTATTTTAGACTTACAGGGAGACGTTTCTGAACACCAAACAATGACTCAACAGGCTGCTTTAAAAAAAGGTCTTGAAGCAGAGGTCTTGAAGGTTAAGACCGCCACAGAAGTCGCAATGTGTGATGGAATTATTATCTCTGGAGGAGAGAGCACAGTTATTGGAAGACTCATAAAAGAAAATGGTATCGATAAAGTCCTTAAAGAAAAAAAGATACCGGTAATGGGTACCTGTGCAGGTATGGTATTGCTAGGCAGGGAAACTGATTTCCAACAGCCTCTCCTGGGACTGATACCTATGAAAGTAAAAAGAAATGGCTTTGGAAGGCAAAAACTGTCATTTGAAGCTGATTTAAAGTTGAAATCCATGGAAACCCAGTACCCGGGAGTCTTCATCAGAGCCCCCTTCGCCTATGAAGTGGGAGAAGGAGCAGTTGTACTGGGCCAGATCCAGGATAAAATAATTGCCGTGGCCTATAAAAATTACATAGCCACTGCATTTCATCCAGAACTAACAGAAGATACACGAATTCATGAATATTTCATAGAGGAGGTATTAAATTGTGTGGAATAG
- a CDS encoding HEAT repeat domain-containing protein, with the protein MEVEKNVARLIENLKDNDELVQVQTTEMLVEIGEPAVDQLIDALEDGDKNIRQGAAKVLGLIGDKKAINPLITTMKDDNKWVRRASSGALSNMGESAVDPLIQTLEDEDWRVRGGAAWALGNIKSPKALAPLIKVMDDSSGFVRAGAVMALGNIGGEKAEEALEKARKDKSGYVRRVAQDFLNKD; encoded by the coding sequence ATGGAAGTTGAAAAAAACGTAGCAAGACTTATAGAAAATTTGAAAGATAACGATGAACTGGTACAAGTCCAAACTACTGAAATGCTGGTGGAAATTGGAGAACCAGCAGTGGATCAGCTTATAGACGCCCTGGAAGATGGAGATAAAAACATCCGCCAGGGAGCAGCTAAAGTACTGGGACTTATTGGTGACAAAAAGGCTATAAATCCCCTTATAACCACTATGAAGGATGATAATAAGTGGGTGCGAAGGGCATCTTCAGGAGCCCTGAGTAATATGGGAGAATCTGCTGTGGACCCCTTAATCCAGACACTGGAAGATGAAGACTGGAGGGTGAGAGGTGGAGCTGCCTGGGCCTTGGGTAACATAAAATCCCCTAAAGCATTAGCCCCTCTAATTAAAGTAATGGACGATAGTAGTGGATTTGTGAGGGCCGGTGCAGTGATGGCCCTTGGAAACATTGGCGGGGAAAAGGCAGAAGAAGCACTGGAAAAAGCCCGTAAAGATAAAAGTGGATACGTCCGCCGGGTGGCCCAGGACTTCCTGAATAAAGATTAA
- a CDS encoding glutamine amidotransferase gives MCGIAGVVFKDKNLHPVGRFMTRMLDALQHRGPDSAGFALYGGLGLREHEYLLNIEVKEKPGLLEEVKTRVNTAFPIESEEIIPSVENYLIYRCKVVLDSFSQLKPLIMDVDKIEDVIVLNGAHSFEMIKDVGLVNEIAARYNTEDKMGTHAIGHTRFSTESIVDRYHAHPFQSYIIPDITVVHNGQITNYWKIRDPLERKGHIFETNNDTECIVHYIADKLAQNYSLEEALEQSVKDMDGPFSYIVGTPNGVGIAKDQLGLRPGVMAENDEVFAIASEEVALREVMDTSDIEQISPGETRAYTI, from the coding sequence TTGTGTGGAATAGCCGGAGTGGTATTTAAAGATAAAAATCTTCACCCAGTGGGTCGTTTCATGACCCGTATGCTGGACGCCCTACAGCACCGTGGACCTGATTCAGCAGGATTCGCACTGTACGGTGGTTTAGGACTAAGGGAACATGAGTACCTACTGAACATCGAAGTTAAAGAAAAACCAGGACTCTTAGAAGAAGTTAAAACCAGGGTTAACACTGCTTTCCCCATAGAAAGTGAAGAAATCATACCCTCAGTGGAAAACTACCTTATATACCGTTGTAAAGTCGTTTTAGACTCATTTTCACAACTCAAACCACTGATAATGGATGTGGACAAAATAGAGGATGTGATCGTCCTCAACGGAGCTCATTCATTTGAAATGATAAAAGACGTAGGCCTGGTCAATGAGATCGCTGCCCGTTACAACACCGAAGATAAGATGGGCACCCACGCCATAGGCCACACCCGTTTCTCCACCGAAAGTATTGTGGACCGGTACCACGCTCACCCCTTCCAGAGTTACATCATACCCGACATCACTGTAGTCCACAATGGACAAATAACCAATTACTGGAAGATAAGGGACCCCCTGGAACGTAAAGGACACATCTTTGAAACCAACAATGATACCGAATGCATTGTCCACTACATCGCCGATAAACTGGCTCAGAACTACAGTTTAGAAGAAGCACTGGAACAGTCAGTGAAGGACATGGATGGTCCATTCTCCTATATTGTAGGCACACCCAACGGAGTGGGAATTGCCAAGGACCAGCTGGGGCTCAGGCCAGGGGTTATGGCTGAAAACGACGAAGTATTCGCCATTGCCTCAGAAGAAGTGGCCCTCAGGGAAGTGATGGATACTTCCGATATTGAACAAATATCACCCGGAGAAACCCGTGCTTACACCATCTGA
- a CDS encoding DUF2193 domain-containing protein, translating into MVELYEKMVKEAMMAQKADVKTVKEKRGTAFHIKDTKAYLDVVQQMEATAEQAESVINLHKNSVKTHYHVLDSLTDTIRPEDDPFVEHYQTPVVLEILRDEDPAFEESLNKFIDAIGKAEALIGKEVVRRYGGFYGPTCVVDFALMPGSTSNTINRIVKTVDIPLQHQQAILAAKSWGMNTSYGIGEVFANEIEAGTTVAQAVEKEIAEIKHIYQEPVAAQADLMDGAGHTSFDVRKYMSDYRDKMESTVKAAMDDEVHYGNILTVPAYCVGDISHHIAQSTFNMCKDDVTMAIIEATTDVMDSTLNKALPNFKSEYEVLSLATGSSACAVEYILELDGFNAPTVVDLLTQRFHNYVQLNPTRGAAAELHNSDFMDMIYRGWGHIDQARKLLNGSSGKLVPKLAGFEVDLEPIHQNEVIMNPQRYTYPACAITVRFSSLMRLADYPCLLTSEPVTATLMTNIIALHKESPASPARTCKNCAAATLVDFRHNHCQWREAV; encoded by the coding sequence ATGGTTGAACTTTATGAAAAAATGGTTAAAGAAGCAATGATGGCTCAAAAAGCCGATGTAAAGACCGTTAAAGAAAAAAGGGGAACTGCATTCCACATTAAAGATACTAAAGCCTATCTGGATGTGGTGCAGCAAATGGAAGCCACAGCTGAACAAGCAGAATCAGTAATCAACCTTCATAAAAATTCAGTGAAGACCCATTACCATGTCCTGGATAGTCTGACTGATACTATAAGACCGGAAGATGATCCCTTTGTAGAACACTACCAGACACCAGTGGTACTGGAAATACTGCGTGATGAAGACCCTGCCTTTGAGGAAAGCCTGAATAAATTCATTGATGCCATCGGCAAAGCAGAAGCCCTGATAGGCAAAGAAGTAGTTAGAAGGTACGGTGGATTTTATGGACCTACCTGTGTCGTTGATTTTGCCCTGATGCCCGGTAGTACCAGTAACACCATAAACCGGATAGTAAAAACTGTGGACATACCACTACAACATCAACAGGCCATACTGGCTGCTAAATCATGGGGAATGAACACTTCCTATGGTATTGGTGAAGTATTCGCCAATGAAATAGAAGCAGGCACCACCGTGGCCCAGGCAGTAGAGAAGGAGATAGCCGAAATCAAACACATCTACCAGGAACCAGTGGCAGCCCAGGCTGATCTTATGGATGGTGCGGGTCACACCTCCTTTGATGTTCGAAAATACATGTCAGATTACCGGGATAAGATGGAAAGCACGGTAAAAGCAGCCATGGATGATGAAGTCCACTACGGTAACATATTAACTGTCCCGGCATACTGTGTAGGTGACATATCTCACCACATTGCCCAGTCAACCTTCAACATGTGTAAAGACGATGTGACCATGGCCATAATTGAAGCCACCACTGATGTGATGGATTCAACCTTGAACAAAGCTCTTCCCAACTTCAAAAGTGAATATGAAGTTCTTTCCCTGGCCACAGGTTCATCAGCCTGTGCCGTGGAGTACATCCTGGAACTGGATGGATTCAACGCACCAACTGTGGTGGATCTGTTAACCCAAAGATTCCACAACTACGTGCAACTTAATCCCACCCGGGGAGCAGCCGCCGAACTCCACAACAGTGACTTCATGGACATGATCTACCGGGGATGGGGCCACATAGACCAGGCCCGCAAACTACTCAACGGGTCTTCTGGTAAACTAGTACCCAAATTAGCTGGATTTGAAGTTGACCTGGAACCAATACACCAGAATGAAGTGATAATGAATCCACAGCGCTATACCTACCCGGCCTGTGCCATCACCGTCCGTTTCTCATCTCTCATGAGACTGGCCGATTACCCCTGCCTGCTCACCAGTGAACCAGTAACCGCCACCCTGATGACCAACATCATAGCCCTGCACAAAGAAAGTCCTGCTTCACCAGCAAGGACCTGTAAAAACTGCGCAGCAGCAACCCTGGTCGACTTCCGACACAACCACTGCCAGTGGAGAGAAGCAGTATAA
- a CDS encoding malate dehydrogenase: MKVSVIGASGRVGKAAAFSLAEESVVSEVVLLAREKSLGRIQGEALDMNDAMAAKDIRVAITPSSNFEDLAGSKIVVITAGAPRTSDMTRMDVAKPNAKIIAEYSRLIAKYAPESIILVITNPVDVMTYVAYKASGFPRSRVIGLGNHLDSLRLKNLISKHFNIHVSEIHTRIIGEHGDHMVLLLSSTSIGGILVKDFPQYQSFNVETIVDKVKNAGSYVINKKGATEYGPAFAISNTVKTIINDEKRILTLTTFLDGEIDEVSDVCLGVPVKLGINGVERVISVKMNDNELEDFKTAARVVKKSTEEVMASLDEDVKD; encoded by the coding sequence ATGAAGGTTAGTGTAATTGGTGCATCGGGTAGAGTGGGTAAAGCCGCCGCTTTTAGTTTGGCTGAGGAAAGTGTGGTTAGTGAAGTGGTCCTGTTAGCACGGGAAAAAAGTCTGGGCCGTATCCAGGGAGAAGCCCTGGATATGAACGATGCCATGGCTGCCAAGGATATCCGTGTGGCCATAACCCCCAGCTCTAATTTTGAAGATCTGGCCGGTTCTAAAATCGTGGTGATAACGGCCGGAGCCCCACGAACTTCAGATATGACCCGTATGGACGTGGCCAAACCAAATGCTAAGATCATAGCCGAATATTCACGTTTAATTGCCAAATACGCTCCGGAATCCATAATACTGGTCATCACCAACCCGGTAGACGTTATGACTTACGTGGCCTACAAAGCCTCCGGGTTCCCCCGAAGTAGGGTCATAGGATTGGGAAACCACTTAGACTCCCTGCGATTGAAGAACCTCATCTCCAAACACTTCAACATCCATGTCAGTGAGATACACACCAGGATTATAGGGGAACACGGCGACCACATGGTGTTACTTCTAAGCTCCACTTCCATTGGGGGGATACTGGTTAAGGACTTCCCCCAGTACCAGTCATTCAACGTGGAAACCATTGTGGACAAGGTTAAAAACGCCGGTAGCTACGTAATTAATAAGAAGGGAGCCACGGAGTACGGACCAGCCTTTGCTATTTCCAACACAGTGAAAACCATCATAAACGATGAAAAGAGAATACTAACCCTCACCACATTTTTAGATGGCGAAATAGACGAAGTAAGTGATGTGTGTCTGGGAGTACCTGTTAAATTAGGTATAAATGGCGTAGAAAGAGTAATCAGTGTCAAAATGAATGACAATGAACTGGAAGATTTTAAAACTGCTGCTAGAGTGGTTAAAAAATCCACCGAAGAAGTAATGGCCTCACTGGACGAAGATGTTAAGGATTAA
- a CDS encoding glutamate synthase-related protein, producing the protein MPFKIERNQELCLRNFGRPGCCWYLCDNRDENLCKNCYSCYNNCPHGVYEIVDDEPYPLHHEKCVGCRICEEMCPNNAIEVSAIPEDIRNVWSFNDLVEINRKSTEGSYKVRGCGATRPLPTFDDLVIVPAQVSRPPIDKYREPCNTRVVLGSRYAENPLVLDTPIMIGAMSFGALSKEAKIALAMGATLAGTATNTGEGGMLPEERRYANKLIAQYASGRFGVSAEYLNKSNAVEIKIGQGAKSGMGGHLLGEKVTAEVSKIRMIPEGTDALSPARHMDIVGPEDLSMKISQLREITDWKVPIMVKFTSGRVSDDVKIAAKAGADAIVVDGMQGGTGAGPDVVTEHSGVPTIAAIVEADEALKHINLREEVSLIAAGGIRNGADVAKAIALGADACYIATSALVSIGCRVCQMCYAGTCRKGIATQNPQLRRRLDYIEGGKRVARFIEAMTEEAVMLTQQAGNTDLLKLEKDDLRALTVESSAMTGVKMAGLEAPIRS; encoded by the coding sequence ATGCCTTTTAAAATTGAAAGAAACCAGGAACTTTGCCTGAGAAACTTCGGACGTCCAGGTTGCTGCTGGTATCTCTGCGACAACCGGGACGAAAACTTGTGTAAGAACTGTTACTCCTGTTACAACAACTGTCCCCACGGAGTGTACGAGATAGTGGATGATGAACCATACCCCCTGCACCATGAAAAATGTGTGGGCTGCCGTATCTGTGAGGAAATGTGCCCTAACAATGCCATAGAAGTGAGTGCCATACCAGAGGACATCCGAAATGTGTGGAGCTTCAACGACTTGGTAGAAATAAACCGTAAATCCACCGAAGGATCCTACAAGGTCCGGGGCTGCGGTGCCACCCGACCCCTGCCCACCTTCGATGACCTGGTAATTGTACCCGCCCAGGTTTCCCGGCCACCCATTGATAAATACCGGGAACCCTGCAACACCAGAGTAGTTCTGGGAAGCCGTTACGCTGAAAACCCCCTGGTATTAGACACACCCATCATGATCGGAGCTATGAGTTTCGGGGCCCTGTCTAAAGAAGCCAAGATCGCCCTGGCCATGGGGGCCACCCTGGCGGGTACTGCCACCAACACTGGGGAAGGTGGAATGCTCCCTGAAGAACGTAGATATGCCAACAAACTCATTGCCCAGTACGCTTCTGGCCGTTTCGGTGTGAGTGCTGAATATTTAAATAAATCCAATGCCGTGGAGATCAAAATAGGCCAGGGAGCAAAATCTGGTATGGGAGGCCACCTACTGGGAGAAAAGGTTACTGCCGAGGTCTCCAAGATCAGGATGATACCCGAAGGGACCGATGCCCTTAGCCCCGCCCGGCACATGGATATCGTGGGCCCGGAAGACCTTTCCATGAAGATCAGCCAGCTCCGGGAAATCACCGACTGGAAAGTACCCATCATGGTGAAATTCACCAGTGGAAGGGTCAGTGACGATGTGAAGATCGCAGCCAAGGCCGGGGCCGATGCCATAGTAGTGGATGGTATGCAGGGAGGAACTGGAGCCGGACCAGACGTGGTCACTGAGCACAGTGGAGTGCCCACCATTGCCGCTATCGTGGAAGCAGACGAGGCCCTTAAACACATCAACTTGCGGGAAGAAGTGAGTCTGATTGCTGCGGGAGGTATTAGGAATGGTGCCGATGTGGCCAAGGCCATAGCCCTGGGAGCTGACGCCTGTTACATTGCCACCAGCGCCCTGGTAAGTATCGGTTGCCGTGTGTGTCAGATGTGCTATGCTGGAACCTGTCGTAAGGGAATAGCCACCCAGAACCCACAACTTAGAAGGAGACTGGATTACATCGAAGGTGGTAAACGAGTGGCCCGGTTCATTGAAGCCATGACTGAAGAAGCAGTGATGTTAACCCAGCAGGCAGGTAACACTGACCTTCTGAAATTGGAGAAGGATGATCTGCGGGCCCTGACTGTAGAGTCATCGGCCATGACCGGAGTGAAAATGGCAGGCCTGGAAGCACCTATAAGGAGCTAA
- a CDS encoding isocitrate/isopropylmalate dehydrogenase family protein → MYTVTVIPGDGIGPEVMEATLDILEASDLEFDFHEARAGYACYQETGNNLPHETLEMASNTDATLFGAVTSVPDQKTSSAIVTLRKELGLYANLRPIKSYPGVKSLYDDVDILIIRENSEGLYSGIEEVTSEGANALRVITRKASHRISRVAFEEAKNRGKTRVTAVHKANVLRKSDGVFRNSFWKVAEEYKEKDGYQDIAADELYVDAAAMFLVTDPHRFQVVVTTNLFGDILSDEGAGLVGGLGMAPSANIGDNNGLFEPVHGSAPDIAGKGVANPTAMVLSACLMLQFLGEHQEAFELEQALIKVLEEGTVLTPDLGGTSTTMEMAQAVKKYFKKS, encoded by the coding sequence ATGTACACAGTAACGGTAATACCGGGAGATGGTATAGGGCCAGAGGTCATGGAAGCTACCCTGGATATTCTTGAAGCATCTGATTTAGAATTTGATTTTCATGAAGCCCGGGCAGGATATGCCTGTTATCAAGAAACTGGGAATAATTTGCCCCATGAAACATTAGAAATGGCTAGTAATACCGATGCCACTCTTTTCGGAGCAGTCACCTCTGTTCCCGATCAGAAGACTTCAAGTGCAATAGTAACCCTTAGAAAAGAATTGGGGCTCTACGCCAATTTAAGGCCAATCAAGTCCTATCCTGGTGTGAAATCTTTGTATGATGATGTGGATATCCTTATAATCCGTGAGAACAGCGAAGGGCTTTACTCGGGAATTGAAGAAGTCACCAGTGAAGGGGCCAATGCCCTGAGGGTTATCACCCGGAAGGCTTCTCATCGTATCTCCAGAGTGGCTTTTGAAGAAGCGAAAAATAGGGGTAAAACCAGGGTAACTGCGGTGCACAAGGCCAATGTGTTAAGAAAAAGTGATGGAGTATTCAGAAACTCCTTCTGGAAAGTAGCGGAAGAATACAAAGAAAAGGACGGCTATCAAGATATTGCCGCTGATGAACTCTACGTGGATGCCGCGGCCATGTTCCTGGTCACTGATCCCCACCGGTTCCAGGTGGTGGTAACTACCAATCTTTTTGGGGACATACTATCTGATGAAGGAGCCGGACTGGTGGGAGGCTTGGGAATGGCACCTTCGGCGAATATTGGGGATAACAATGGTCTGTTTGAACCGGTTCATGGTTCTGCTCCAGATATAGCTGGTAAAGGTGTGGCCAACCCCACGGCCATGGTCCTGTCTGCCTGCCTCATGCTCCAGTTCCTGGGAGAACACCAGGAAGCATTTGAACTTGAACAGGCCCTTATAAAAGTACTGGAAGAGGGAACTGTCCTCACACCAGACCTGGGAGGAACTTCCACCACCATGGAGATGGCTCAAGCAGTTAAAAAATACTTCAAAAAAAGTTAA
- a CDS encoding GXGXG domain-containing protein, producing MKEFKINAQNKTPREINRILKEKAPENDRILIENPNAMHYMAAGLSEPVEVVINGSAGYFAATMIHGARVHITGNAGWFPADNMTEGEVIIDGSAGDGVGQGIYGGTVVVRRDVGSRTGEIMKNGTIIIGGNSGFMSGLFMMGGRIIILGDISDDAGESIIRGTIYVGGNIRSLGKNAMVEELGEEERRELKEILEKYDFQLEEEKYQKFRKIVPRSARPFYGQESEEGK from the coding sequence ATGAAGGAATTTAAAATAAACGCTCAAAACAAAACACCCCGGGAAATCAACCGGATCTTAAAGGAAAAAGCCCCGGAAAATGACCGTATCCTGATTGAAAACCCCAATGCCATGCATTACATGGCTGCAGGATTATCAGAACCAGTAGAGGTGGTGATCAATGGTTCTGCTGGTTATTTTGCCGCTACCATGATCCACGGAGCCAGGGTCCATATCACTGGAAACGCAGGCTGGTTCCCGGCAGACAACATGACTGAAGGGGAAGTGATCATTGATGGTTCTGCAGGAGATGGTGTGGGCCAGGGAATTTATGGAGGCACCGTGGTGGTGCGCAGAGATGTGGGTTCCCGTACCGGAGAAATCATGAAAAACGGAACCATTATCATCGGTGGAAATTCCGGGTTCATGAGTGGATTGTTCATGATGGGAGGCCGCATAATTATATTAGGAGATATCTCCGACGATGCGGGAGAATCAATAATCCGGGGAACCATCTATGTGGGTGGAAATATCAGGAGTCTGGGTAAAAACGCCATGGTTGAAGAACTGGGAGAAGAAGAAAGGAGAGAATTAAAGGAAATACTGGAAAAATACGATTTCCAGCTGGAAGAGGAAAAGTACCAGAAATTCCGTAAAATAGTACCCCGCAGTGCCCGACCATTCTACGGCCAGGAATCAGAGGAGGGAAAATAA